A stretch of the Argentina anserina chromosome 6, drPotAnse1.1, whole genome shotgun sequence genome encodes the following:
- the LOC126798639 gene encoding uncharacterized protein LOC126798639: MVLKLKLSTPAKFYGSSLPRPRFYADVKFNDERVDPPLPVLDPLLTWANEAHWSMGGLSFKRLRLQGRIEGNVGKLRAERQKTEDKKHISKRASSDSPPPAPVANKRRRFLALLDEGEDDEEDLEEVRGKRLVKKLAVEFDRVAAEEEEAVASRTRSRKLEVVDQIEAVMQVVKNVSKLSLKGKKQKKRKVKGHRTSPRLAKRT; this comes from the coding sequence ATGGTTCTCAAGCTCAAACTCTCCACTCCAGCCAAGTTCTACGGCAGCAGCCTCCCACGCCCTCGGTTCTACGCCGATGTCAAGTTCAATGACGAGCGGGTCGACCCGCCCCTACCCGTCCTAGATCCACTTCTCACCTGGGCCAACGAGGCCCACTGGTCCATGGGCGGCCTCAGCTTCAAGCGCCTCCGTCTCCAAGGCCGGATCGAAGGCAACGTCGGCAAGCTCCGCGCCGAGCGGCAGAAGACCGAGGACAAGAAGCATATCAGCAAGAGGGCTTCTTCCGATTCGCCTCCTCCGGCTCCGGTTGCGAACAAGCGCCGGAGATTCCTGGCCCTGCTTGATGAAGGCGAAGATGATGAGGAGGATCTGGAGGAAGTGAGAGGGAAGAGGCTTGTGAAGAAGCTGGCGGTTGAGTTTGACAGGGTGGctgcggaggaggaggaggcggtgGCTTCGAGGACTCGGAGCCGGAAATTGGAAGTGGTCGATCAGATTGAGGCTGTGATGCAGGTGGTCAAGAATGTAAGTAAGTTGAGTTTGAAGGGCAAGAAGCAGAAGAAGCGGAAAGTCAAGGGACACAGGACTTCGCCCAGATTGGCTAAACGTACCTGA